A stretch of DNA from Glycine max cultivar Williams 82 chromosome 18, Glycine_max_v4.0, whole genome shotgun sequence:
TATGCTTCTGACTAGACAATGTTATTACATTAAGCATTTTGGGGTCTTGCTGTATTCCTGTTGACTGAATATTGACAtcttataaatcattttatgaagtaatatttttctattattaattggCAATGGTTTGTCTTTAGATTATATCCTGGTGTTTCTGATGCATTAAAATTTGCAAGCTCGAGAGTGTACATTGTCACCACAAAACAGGTAACCTTTTTCTCTTTGCCCTAGATTGTTTTACTTTCATTATTAAGCAAAATAATAGGGGACAAAGATAATGGGCCATTTTCTCATCTCCATGAAAAAAACGTTTTACCAATTTCTCATccctttttgtctttttttgttttctacaatTTTAGAACCCAACCCCcttatttctgttatttcagaGCCGCTTTGCTGATGCTTTACTCCGAGAGCTTGCCGGAGTGACCATACCACCTGAAAGAATATATGGCCTTGGAACTGGGTtagtatttgatatattttaccaAAATAATGCTGTGGAATATTTATGTTACgtctgttttctttttcttgctttattttgataaaaatattatttttcctgGACTATCTTTAACTTTACTTACAGTCCTAAGGTAGAAGTTCTGAAGCAGCTACAGAAAAAGCCAGAGCACCAAGGACTGACACTGCAGTAAGATACTGTTTAGCTGTAAATAATGGAATTCTGGTTATAGctcttaaaattaataaaattctgCTCTTGCTTGTTAAGATGGTTCACAATAAATTAACTCCAGTTAATCTTAACCAGCTTTGTTGAGGATCGGCTAGCTACCTTAAAAAATGTCATCAAAGAGCCTGAGTTAGACCAATGGAATTTGTATCTTGGTAGTTCTCTGTACCTGTTTATGATTTCTGCACCGTCCCTCATTTTGTCCTAGTTCCCACGTTGTCATTATTGTGTCTGTTTCCCTAATGTTTAGTATAATTGATAAGGTTGATTGTTTGGATCAGGTAATTGGGGTTACAACACCcagaaagaaagagaggaagCTGCTGCTATCCCCAGAATTCATGTTCTTGAGCTCTCCAACTTCAGCAAGAAGTTGAAATAGGGGTCTTCATTGGATTGTCAACTGTCAATCGTTGaaccaaatatttttcttccaacTCATTTATAAGCAATAACAAGTTTCTAGTGAACACAATCTTTCTACTCAGAAATTCTCTCCTTTTCGTCTTGTGAAACTGCAATAATTGGGTCGAGAGCTTTGTTGTCTTTACTAGACCTGCCCAACTTGAACTTGAATAAGATGGTTCAAACCCATAAGTTACAGTAATTTGTACTCTCTTAGAGGAAATGAAAATTGGTGAAATTCTTGGGACGTGTCTGACAAATTCCTTACCAATGTTCATAGTCACAAGGTTCCTTTAGGTATAAGTACATCTGCAAAATCAACTATTTGTAGAACCAAGTAGTATATTCTTCCTCTCATTCTCTCATAagctgaaaattttgaaaactaaatactacttttgtttccttttatctgtCTACTTAGAGTATAAAAATGATTACTATTTAATTTCCATTTAGAAGTCCAAGATGGccttaattatgattttatcaaTCCCCAAGTCACCTAGCAAATCTCAAGCAATAATGAATTATTATTGAGGAGCGATAAGAGTCAAATAAACTGTCAGGGTTTTTCTAACATATAGATAGTAGTCCATAGTTTGGTCTTTAAAATGCAGGTATGTTAAAACTCGGTAAAAAGGGCAATTACTTCTTGCACTCCCCAAATTGCTTTCTGCACTTGTCACATTGTTTCCGCAATGGAAAGTGCATGAAGCAATTCCTGAAGTgcagtaaaagaaaaaacaccCGGTTGAAAGAGTTTTGTCGTCCTTAATTATTGTTCAGCTCAAGCCCAAATAGGATGAATCAACCTAAAACAATAAAGGGTATAATAGGAAGTCTACAAATAGTTTTATAGTATGTTATTAAGGAAATAAGGATGCTAAttgtacttttttaatttatgtgttaCTAATTTAAGTGTGACagataaaaaggataaaaaggaACGGCTGTAGTATTACTTAATGCAATAATACGTGGATAAATTATGGAAATATTTGTAGCATTTTACGTTACATATTCCATCCAGAAGTGGGGCTTTTCTCTTATCCGATGGACTAGTCTTAACCACAAATGTGTCCTTG
This window harbors:
- the LOC100810003 gene encoding uncharacterized protein isoform X1, with the translated sequence MGWIQPQKIGLLTRCTHFSCQVRPVVETGYENVLLVRLLLESRTPTIRKSSVAEGLTVEGILENWSKLKPIIMEEWDEKRDDLIDLFGKVRDEWLEQDFATWIGANRLYPGVSDALKFASSRVYIVTTKQSRFADALLRELAGVTIPPERIYGLGTGPKVEVLKQLQKKPEHQGLTLHFVEDRLATLKNVIKEPELDQWNLYLGNWGYNTQKEREEAAAIPRIHVLELSNFSKKLK